The following coding sequences lie in one Candidatus Bathyarchaeia archaeon genomic window:
- a CDS encoding F420-dependent methylenetetrahydromethanopterin dehydrogenase, with amino-acid sequence MGFLKLGNIGSAPMIEFLLDERAEREGLKVRVVSSGAKLGVEEAVELTEALDAFNPELVILTSPNASLPGPLKAVEILSSKGCPATVVSDSPAKKALEKFEGLGVGYVIVEADSMIGARREFLDPAEMALFNADVIKVLAVTGVFNVIRDEMDRMIRDVVEKRKPTLPRLIIDSEKAVEAASFKNPYAKAKAITAFEMAKKVSDLTVKACFQIKEWERYTVLAAAAHELMRKAALIADEAREIEKSNDQLYRTPHADDGSILQKRRLVEKPS; translated from the coding sequence GTGGGATTTTTAAAATTAGGGAACATAGGCTCAGCACCCATGATCGAATTCCTCCTAGATGAAAGAGCTGAAAGGGAGGGATTGAAGGTTAGGGTAGTCTCCTCTGGCGCTAAACTAGGGGTAGAGGAAGCTGTTGAGTTAACCGAAGCCCTCGACGCGTTTAATCCCGAGTTAGTGATCCTCACCAGCCCAAACGCATCTCTTCCAGGACCTTTGAAAGCGGTTGAAATCCTGTCGAGTAAAGGATGTCCTGCAACAGTGGTCTCGGACTCACCTGCCAAAAAGGCTTTAGAAAAATTTGAGGGGCTGGGTGTAGGTTACGTCATAGTGGAGGCTGACTCCATGATCGGGGCTAGGAGGGAATTCCTAGACCCAGCAGAGATGGCCTTGTTCAACGCAGATGTCATCAAGGTGCTCGCCGTCACAGGGGTGTTCAACGTAATCAGGGATGAAATGGATCGAATGATCCGAGATGTGGTGGAAAAGCGAAAACCCACATTACCAAGGCTCATCATCGACAGCGAGAAAGCGGTTGAAGCCGCTTCCTTCAAGAACCCTTACGCTAAGGCCAAAGCCATCACGGCTTTCGAAATGGCTAAGAAGGTCTCTGATTTAACAGTAAAAGCGTGTTTCCAAATAAAAGAGTGGGAAAGATACACCGTTCTAGCCGCGGCTGCTCACGAATTGATGAGAAAGGCCGCCTTGATAGCGGACGAAGCGAGAGAAATTGAGAAGTCAAACGACCAACTCTACAGAACACCCCACGCCGATGATGGATCAATACTCCAGAAAAGAAGACTTGTCGAAAAGCCTTCCTGA
- a CDS encoding RimK family alpha-L-glutamate ligase — MRIGLLTRNENAWCSSNLRKSFNRLGVEAFCFNFRDLLITLQDKERFLVKGCDLKEYVSSILVRPIGRGSLEEVIFELDALHRLKANGVVVVNDPETIEVAADKYHTISKLKEKGIPVPETYVTMNHREALKASIRMGGRVVLKPLFGSRGIGLTLISNKDVLERSARTLTFLRHVLYLQKFIPHGRSDIRAFVIGGRLVSAMRRVSKRWKTNISQGAKPIPLKLSGELESLTIKAAEAIGCEIAGIDIVEGPEGPLVIEVNSQPGWRGIQQVTSTNISDEIAKYMVRRSKC, encoded by the coding sequence TTGAGGATTGGCTTATTAACGCGCAACGAGAACGCTTGGTGCTCCTCCAATCTTAGAAAATCTTTTAATAGGCTCGGCGTAGAGGCTTTTTGCTTCAACTTCAGGGATCTTCTGATTACGCTTCAAGACAAGGAGCGGTTCTTGGTCAAAGGCTGTGATTTAAAGGAGTATGTTTCAAGCATCTTGGTGCGTCCCATTGGCCGAGGATCCCTGGAAGAGGTTATATTCGAGTTAGACGCGCTGCACCGCCTCAAGGCGAATGGGGTGGTTGTCGTCAACGACCCCGAAACCATAGAGGTCGCGGCCGACAAGTATCATACGATTTCCAAGTTGAAGGAAAAGGGGATTCCAGTCCCTGAAACATACGTCACCATGAATCATCGGGAGGCTTTGAAGGCGTCTATACGGATGGGTGGAAGAGTTGTCTTGAAGCCCCTATTCGGATCCAGAGGGATTGGCTTAACCCTTATATCAAATAAAGACGTTCTTGAAAGATCCGCTCGAACCCTCACGTTCTTGAGGCATGTTCTCTACCTCCAGAAGTTTATACCTCATGGCAGAAGCGACATTAGGGCTTTTGTGATCGGAGGCCGCTTGGTCTCAGCCATGAGAAGGGTTTCAAAAAGGTGGAAGACAAACATCAGCCAAGGAGCCAAACCCATCCCGTTAAAGCTTTCAGGAGAGCTGGAATCCCTTACCATCAAAGCGGCTGAAGCTATAGGATGCGAAATCGCGGGCATAGACATCGTTGAGGGCCCGGAGGGGCCACTGGTCATCGAGGTTAACTCCCAACCTGGTTGGCGAGGGATCCAACAGGTAACCTCTACAAACATATCTGATGAAATCGCAAAATACATGGTCCGCAGGTCGAAATGCTAG
- the nth gene encoding endonuclease III, whose amino-acid sequence MSSSFSSSERALRILDALKHEYPRPKIALRFSDPLQLLVATILSAQCTDERVNKVTEDLFKKYRTCEDYVKAPLDELERDIKPTGFYKNKARYLKKACQVLIERFHSRVPDNMQDLLSLPGVARKTANIVLSNAFGKNEGIAVDTHVRRLSRKLGLTEEEDPDKIESDLMALIPKHDWRNITLLLMEHGRKICKAKNPLCGKCSLNHICPSAFKM is encoded by the coding sequence TTGAGCTCCTCCTTCTCTTCTAGTGAGCGGGCCTTAAGAATCTTGGACGCGCTTAAACATGAGTATCCTCGGCCTAAGATTGCGTTAAGGTTCAGCGACCCTCTTCAACTGTTGGTCGCCACCATCCTTTCAGCCCAATGTACTGATGAGAGGGTCAATAAGGTTACTGAAGACCTATTCAAAAAGTACAGGACATGCGAAGACTATGTGAAAGCTCCTTTGGATGAGTTAGAGCGTGACATCAAGCCTACTGGCTTCTATAAGAATAAGGCAAGATACTTAAAGAAGGCGTGTCAGGTCCTGATAGAACGGTTCCACTCCCGGGTGCCGGATAACATGCAGGATCTGTTAAGCCTTCCCGGTGTCGCTAGGAAAACAGCGAACATCGTTCTATCCAACGCCTTCGGGAAGAACGAGGGAATAGCCGTAGACACCCATGTAAGGCGTCTCTCCAGGAAGCTTGGTTTAACCGAGGAGGAAGATCCGGATAAGATCGAATCGGATTTGATGGCGCTGATTCCCAAACATGACTGGCGAAACATCACTCTCCTATTGATGGAGCATGGGAGAAAAATATGTAAGGCTAAGAATCCTCTATGCGGAAAATGTAGCCTTAACCACATATGTCCTTCTGCCTTCAAAATGTAA
- a CDS encoding NADP-dependent malic enzyme yields MRRKEALRWHSFYRGKLQVCPKVPIRSWRDFAVWYTPGVAEPCREIREDGLKVYEYTNKWNSVAVVTDGSRVLGLGDIGPEASLPVMEGKAIIFKYLGGVDAYPICLNAKKVEEIVQAVEWIKPSFGGINLEDISSPKCFEILEKLRRRLDIPVWHDDQQGTATVVLAALINALKLVGKNMSEAHVSLIGAGAANTAIYRILTAAGVKRGNVIMVDSKGILNNQRFDLKETSPLKWKICLESNEEGRMGGVEEALRDADVCVACSQPKPGLITENMVRSMADNSIVFALANPEPEIWPWEAKKAGAKVVATGRSDFPNAVNNSLGFPGIFRGALDVRARTITDEMCVAASYAIAETAEENGLKEDYIIPSMDEWEVYPREAVAVGLKAMEQGIARLKLTRKSLAESVQSIIEESRRLLEMLMKSNLIPTTP; encoded by the coding sequence ATGAGAAGAAAGGAGGCTTTGAGATGGCACTCCTTCTATCGAGGTAAACTACAGGTGTGCCCTAAGGTTCCGATAAGGTCTTGGAGAGACTTCGCCGTATGGTATACGCCCGGGGTCGCTGAGCCATGTCGGGAAATCCGCGAGGATGGTTTGAAGGTTTACGAGTATACTAATAAATGGAACTCGGTGGCCGTGGTCACGGATGGAAGTAGGGTGCTCGGCTTAGGGGACATTGGACCTGAAGCCAGCCTACCGGTGATGGAGGGGAAAGCCATCATATTTAAGTATCTCGGCGGAGTCGACGCGTATCCAATTTGCCTAAACGCGAAGAAGGTGGAGGAGATCGTTCAGGCTGTTGAGTGGATTAAACCCTCCTTTGGAGGGATAAACCTTGAGGACATTTCATCACCCAAATGCTTTGAAATCCTGGAAAAGTTGAGGCGGAGATTGGACATACCTGTCTGGCATGACGATCAACAAGGCACGGCGACTGTTGTCCTAGCCGCCCTAATCAACGCCTTGAAATTGGTTGGCAAGAATATGTCAGAGGCTCACGTATCACTCATAGGCGCCGGCGCGGCTAACACCGCTATCTACAGAATCTTGACAGCGGCCGGTGTGAAAAGGGGAAATGTGATCATGGTGGACAGTAAGGGCATTTTAAATAATCAACGCTTCGATTTAAAGGAGACGAGCCCATTGAAGTGGAAAATATGCTTGGAAAGCAATGAAGAGGGGAGGATGGGCGGAGTTGAAGAGGCGTTAAGGGACGCTGATGTGTGCGTAGCGTGCTCCCAGCCTAAACCAGGCCTCATCACTGAAAATATGGTTAGGTCGATGGCCGACAACTCCATCGTATTCGCGTTGGCAAACCCTGAACCGGAGATATGGCCTTGGGAGGCTAAGAAGGCTGGAGCCAAGGTGGTTGCCACCGGTAGATCCGATTTCCCCAACGCTGTAAACAACTCCCTCGGCTTTCCAGGCATATTCAGAGGCGCGTTAGATGTAAGGGCCAGAACGATCACGGATGAGATGTGCGTCGCCGCTTCCTACGCCATCGCTGAAACCGCTGAGGAAAATGGATTGAAGGAAGACTACATCATCCCATCGATGGATGAATGGGAAGTCTACCCTAGGGAGGCGGTGGCCGTCGGGTTGAAGGCGATGGAACAAGGCATTGCTAGACTTAAGTTGACAAGGAAAAGCTTAGCAGAAAGCGTCCAATCTATAATCGAGGAATCCCGAAGACTTTTAGAGATGTTGATGAAGTCCAACCTCATACCCACCACCCCATAG
- a CDS encoding C-GCAxxG-C-C family protein, translating into MRCLTLTVERCIREAVKAFEGLSRDQYLNCCQSVISGLAELASVNRDLLVKVGTGFGGGFAGMGKICGALTGGIMLIGSKHGVYGSEPYESFKERKTLCKALVREYYKWFLEEVKALNCHEITGIDSGTEEGMALYAELKQARKVPCYEIIEKSVRRLYGILTQNPVGKF; encoded by the coding sequence GTGAGATGTTTGACTCTTACCGTCGAGCGATGTATTCGGGAGGCTGTGAAGGCCTTCGAGGGTTTGAGCAGAGATCAATACTTGAATTGCTGCCAATCAGTAATCTCAGGTTTAGCTGAATTGGCCTCGGTCAACCGAGATCTGTTGGTGAAGGTCGGTACTGGGTTTGGCGGCGGCTTCGCTGGTATGGGGAAAATATGCGGGGCCTTAACAGGCGGCATCATGTTGATAGGCTCAAAGCATGGGGTTTACGGTTCAGAGCCTTATGAGTCTTTTAAGGAGAGGAAAACCCTATGCAAGGCTTTGGTGCGGGAGTATTATAAATGGTTTCTGGAGGAGGTTAAGGCATTAAACTGCCATGAGATAACGGGTATAGACTCCGGCACCGAGGAGGGAATGGCATTATATGCTGAGTTGAAGCAGGCCCGTAAGGTCCCATGCTATGAGATAATAGAGAAATCCGTTAGGAGGCTTTACGGGATTCTAACTCAAAACCCTGTTGGGAAGTTTTAA
- the panB gene encoding 3-methyl-2-oxobutanoate hydroxymethyltransferase — protein sequence MERRKLTIKDFFELKRQGKRFVMISVCDYPMALLADKAGIDAILVGDALHMVALGHDTTTTATMDEMIMFSNAISRAAQRAFIIGDMPFMSHEPSRELAIKNAGRFLSEGRCDAVKLEGGEEIADTVKALVRAGIPVMGHIGLTPQKVSMLGGFRAQGLDADSAEKIMNDALALEKAGAFMVMLEATAAEVAEAVTKKLRIPTVGIGAGVGCDGQCMVSHDVLGIYERPVGKHAKKFANLHDVILKTFQTYRDEVVSGRWPDSEHSFFMAEGELQKFQSRVR from the coding sequence TTGGAGCGGAGGAAACTGACCATTAAAGACTTTTTTGAGTTGAAGAGGCAGGGAAAGAGGTTTGTGATGATAAGTGTATGCGATTACCCCATGGCTTTACTCGCTGACAAGGCTGGGATAGACGCCATATTGGTGGGAGACGCGTTACACATGGTGGCCCTAGGCCACGACACCACAACCACAGCCACAATGGACGAGATGATCATGTTCAGCAACGCCATCAGCAGGGCGGCTCAAAGAGCCTTCATAATAGGGGACATGCCCTTCATGTCCCATGAGCCGAGCAGGGAGCTCGCTATCAAAAACGCGGGCAGATTTCTCAGCGAAGGAAGATGCGACGCGGTGAAGCTGGAGGGAGGGGAGGAAATCGCCGACACTGTGAAAGCCTTGGTGAGGGCAGGCATCCCCGTCATGGGCCACATAGGGTTAACGCCCCAAAAGGTTTCCATGCTGGGAGGGTTTAGAGCCCAGGGCTTAGATGCCGACTCAGCTGAGAAAATTATGAACGACGCCCTCGCCTTGGAGAAGGCAGGGGCCTTCATGGTGATGTTGGAGGCCACGGCCGCCGAGGTGGCTGAAGCCGTCACCAAGAAGCTGAGGATACCTACCGTTGGAATCGGAGCCGGCGTAGGATGTGACGGACAATGCATGGTTTCACACGACGTGTTGGGCATCTATGAGAGGCCTGTTGGTAAGCACGCGAAGAAGTTCGCTAACCTCCACGACGTCATCTTGAAGACGTTTCAAACCTACAGGGATGAGGTGGTTTCAGGGAGGTGGCCTGACTCTGAGCATAGCTTCTTCATGGCCGAGGGCGAGCTGCAGAAATTTCAGTCAAGAGTCAGGTAA
- a CDS encoding alcohol dehydrogenase catalytic domain-containing protein, with product MVKIVTQRRMSKNMSTLPGKKMKALVLYGPNDYKIEDVDVPEPGYQEVLCRVRSIAICGTDPHLIAGEYPGFWPPGYPFIPGHEWAGEVVEVGRGVVNFKVGDRVSAESAKGCGFCPRCLEGRYNICANYGKRETGHKHYGFTESGGYAEYCAISIKSIHKLSSSISFDEGALVDTAGVGLHAVNRGRIQPGDVVTIIGPGAIGLMTQQFAQAAGAGKIIMIGYGEVSKPGLELSKKMGADLTIDSSVEDPAKIVKGETDGLGADVVIECSGSKGGYRTLLNVVRQGGKLICIGLMAGAEVPIPMDRIALNELEVYGVRANPNSCDDVIRLLEKGKVNFRPLITHTFPLTEFPRALEVFTKRIEGAIKVIIHP from the coding sequence ATGGTTAAAATCGTTACGCAGAGAAGGATGTCAAAAAATATGTCGACTTTACCCGGCAAGAAAATGAAGGCACTTGTCCTATACGGCCCAAACGACTATAAGATCGAAGACGTCGACGTTCCCGAACCTGGTTACCAAGAGGTTTTATGTAGGGTGAGGTCAATCGCGATTTGCGGCACAGACCCACATCTCATAGCGGGCGAATACCCTGGGTTCTGGCCTCCTGGATACCCGTTCATTCCAGGGCATGAGTGGGCTGGCGAGGTCGTTGAAGTTGGGCGGGGAGTAGTGAATTTCAAAGTTGGTGATAGGGTTTCAGCCGAGTCTGCAAAGGGATGTGGATTCTGCCCCCGCTGCCTTGAGGGAAGATATAACATATGCGCCAACTATGGTAAGAGGGAAACTGGCCATAAACACTATGGGTTTACGGAGAGCGGGGGATACGCCGAGTACTGCGCGATATCCATTAAAAGCATCCATAAGCTATCCAGCTCTATATCGTTCGATGAGGGCGCTTTGGTGGATACGGCAGGTGTCGGCCTCCACGCAGTGAACAGGGGTCGGATCCAACCCGGCGACGTTGTGACCATCATAGGGCCGGGAGCCATCGGCTTAATGACTCAGCAGTTCGCTCAAGCTGCGGGCGCGGGTAAAATCATCATGATCGGGTACGGTGAAGTTAGCAAACCGGGTCTAGAGTTGTCGAAGAAAATGGGCGCCGATTTAACCATCGACTCCAGCGTAGAGGATCCGGCTAAAATAGTTAAGGGAGAAACCGATGGGCTTGGCGCCGATGTGGTGATCGAGTGTAGTGGAAGCAAGGGAGGGTACAGAACGTTGCTGAACGTGGTCAGGCAAGGGGGAAAGCTAATTTGCATAGGGTTGATGGCTGGGGCTGAGGTTCCGATACCCATGGACCGCATCGCATTAAACGAGCTAGAGGTCTACGGGGTGAGAGCGAACCCGAACAGCTGCGACGACGTGATAAGGCTGCTGGAGAAGGGTAAAGTAAACTTCAGGCCGCTGATCACCCACACGTTCCCGCTAACCGAGTTCCCCAGAGCGCTAGAGGTCTTCACGAAGAGGATAGAAGGAGCGATCAAGGTCATAATCCACCCTTAA